The following are from one region of the Gloeomargarita lithophora Alchichica-D10 genome:
- a CDS encoding RDD family protein, translating to MTHPFWRSLKIATPEHTELELLLAGPGNRAYALAVDYLCLGLALVLEAILIYAIVVSEFLDNFADENGDISGALLWLAALGFLGAFLIYTGYFVWFETLWQGQTPGKKLAHIRVIREDGRPVGLQEATLRTLLRIVDDLFLIGAYFVIFGKREKRIGDFVAGTLVIQEAVTQNQRIQLPEAVEEMGEDLVPVAAHLAPDELVILRDYVQRCGRFHPLIRQQLARELAQQLQERLNCMDDGSDPDMWLHALYWAYQQQSVF from the coding sequence ATGACCCACCCCTTTTGGCGCAGTCTCAAGATCGCTACGCCCGAACATACGGAACTGGAGTTGCTGTTGGCCGGACCAGGCAATCGCGCCTATGCCTTGGCGGTGGATTATCTCTGTTTGGGGTTGGCTTTGGTGCTGGAAGCGATTTTGATCTACGCAATTGTGGTGAGTGAATTTTTAGATAATTTTGCCGATGAAAATGGGGATATAAGTGGGGCATTGCTGTGGTTGGCCGCCCTGGGTTTTTTGGGGGCATTTTTGATCTATACGGGGTATTTCGTATGGTTTGAAACCCTGTGGCAGGGGCAAACGCCGGGGAAAAAATTGGCGCATATTCGGGTAATTCGGGAAGATGGCCGCCCGGTAGGTTTGCAAGAGGCGACCTTGCGGACGTTACTGCGAATTGTAGATGATTTATTTCTAATTGGTGCCTATTTTGTGATTTTTGGGAAACGGGAAAAACGTATCGGGGATTTTGTGGCCGGAACTCTCGTAATTCAGGAAGCAGTAACCCAAAACCAACGGATACAATTGCCGGAAGCGGTGGAGGAAATGGGTGAGGATTTGGTACCAGTAGCGGCGCATCTTGCCCCGGATGAGTTGGTGATCCTGCGGGATTATGTCCAGCGGTGCGGGCGATTTCATCCCTTGATTCGACAGCAATTGGCGCGGGAATTGGCCCAGCAGTTGCAGGAACGTCTCAATTGCATGGATGATGGCAGTG
- a CDS encoding DUF4189 domain-containing protein, with the protein MLRPHWFWLLLPTVLWSLPAQAQESFGAIALGKNSSRFGYSYDWKNSSQATQRALRECGSPDCQVVLTFNNGCGAVAESANRTGVGTGKTRNLAEQAALKLCNEPGCKVTVWACNSR; encoded by the coding sequence ATGTTGCGCCCCCATTGGTTCTGGTTATTGTTGCCCACCGTCCTCTGGTCTCTGCCCGCCCAAGCCCAAGAATCTTTTGGGGCAATTGCCCTGGGAAAAAATAGCAGTCGCTTCGGCTACAGCTACGACTGGAAAAATTCATCCCAAGCCACCCAGCGGGCACTCCGGGAATGCGGTAGCCCCGATTGCCAGGTGGTTTTAACCTTTAATAATGGCTGCGGAGCCGTGGCGGAAAGTGCCAACCGTACCGGTGTTGGTACCGGCAAAACCCGTAATTTGGCCGAACAAGCCGCCCTAAAACTCTGCAATGAACCCGGCTGTAAGGTCACCGTCTGGGCGTGCAATTCCCGATGA